Proteins encoded by one window of Phytohabitans houttuyneae:
- a CDS encoding GNAT family N-acetyltransferase — translation MDIAVTPMDPADDKAVEQAYQIVEAVLAADVPDFPPVGRQRFLAELRHPWPATAFERALATVDGEGVGFVVIEMPQLDNLDNAEVDLSVHPEHRRRGVGRALYEYAQDVIQSVGRKRAMGMSVETLPGGAVRDEAGAGFAIAMGAKGALTDVRRRLDVTSVDEAGLERQLAAAWERAAGYSLVQWRGATPEEIIDDIAYLDGRLLTDAPMGELDWEAEKIDADRIRAIDAVVAARGRRRYNTAVRHDESGRVVAFTTIDFPGTVDWHAFQQITIVDPTHRGHRLGTVVKLENLGYTRAHEPGLRAIDTWNADVNDHMISINEAMGFRAVDGWQNWQHDLSGVPAATSA, via the coding sequence ATGGACATCGCCGTCACGCCCATGGATCCGGCCGACGACAAGGCCGTCGAGCAGGCGTATCAGATCGTTGAAGCCGTGCTCGCCGCGGACGTGCCGGACTTCCCGCCCGTGGGTCGGCAGCGCTTCCTCGCCGAGCTGCGCCACCCGTGGCCCGCCACCGCCTTCGAGCGCGCGCTGGCCACGGTCGATGGCGAAGGTGTGGGCTTCGTGGTCATCGAGATGCCGCAGCTGGACAACCTCGACAACGCCGAGGTCGACCTCAGCGTGCACCCCGAGCACCGTCGGCGGGGCGTGGGCCGCGCGCTGTACGAGTACGCACAGGACGTGATCCAGAGCGTGGGCCGCAAGCGGGCGATGGGCATGTCCGTGGAGACGCTTCCCGGCGGCGCCGTACGCGACGAGGCGGGCGCAGGCTTCGCCATCGCCATGGGCGCGAAGGGGGCGCTGACCGACGTGCGCCGCCGTCTCGACGTCACCTCGGTCGACGAGGCGGGGCTCGAGCGGCAGTTGGCCGCCGCATGGGAGCGGGCCGCCGGTTACTCGCTGGTCCAGTGGCGGGGCGCCACGCCCGAGGAGATCATCGACGACATCGCGTACCTCGACGGGCGGCTGCTCACCGACGCGCCGATGGGCGAGCTCGACTGGGAGGCCGAAAAGATCGACGCCGACCGGATCAGGGCGATCGACGCCGTGGTCGCGGCCCGCGGCCGTCGCCGGTACAACACGGCGGTGCGGCACGACGAGAGCGGCCGGGTCGTCGCGTTCACCACGATCGACTTCCCCGGCACCGTCGACTGGCACGCTTTCCAGCAGATCACCATCGTCGATCCCACCCACCGGGGTCACCGCCTCGGCACGGTCGTCAAGCTCGAAAACCTCGGGTACACCCGGGCGCACGAGCCGGGCCTGCGGGCGATCGACACGTGGAACGCGGACGTCAACGACCACATGATCTCGATCAACGAGGCGATGGGCTTCCGGGCGGTCGACGGCTGGCAGAACTGGCAGCACGACCTATCGGGCGTACCGGCCGCCACCTCGGCATAG
- the thrC gene encoding threonine synthase, producing MPSTLDATTTTTSDAPVLSSPARALVCRGCGKEYPLAAQHACYECFGPLEVAYDQAALARVTRAQIEAGPHNIWRYAALLPTGQDPASRVTLDPGLTPLVSAPRLAAELGLRGSLWVKDDSANPTHSFKDRVVSVALTAARGLGFTRFACASTGNLANSVAAHAAQAGVPSIVFIPGDLEPGKVVTTAVYGGDLVAIEGSYDDVNRLCSELVETDEFEDTAFVNVNVRPFYAEGSKTLGYEVAEQLGWRLPEQVVIPMASGELLTKVDKAFSELVEIGLVEAPANGWRVFGAQSAGCNPIAVALHNGVSDIIPVKPVGIAKSLNIGDPAAGLYALEAVRRTGGWMDYASDDEIRDAIQLLARTTGVFAETAGGVTVAVLKKLVESGKLDPDAETVVFNTGEGLKTIDAVAEQVGPTYRIKPSLRGAREAGLLES from the coding sequence ATGCCGTCGACACTCGACGCTACGACCACCACCACCTCTGACGCCCCGGTGCTCTCCAGCCCTGCTCGCGCACTCGTCTGTCGCGGCTGCGGCAAGGAGTACCCACTCGCCGCCCAGCACGCCTGTTACGAGTGTTTCGGCCCGCTCGAGGTGGCCTACGACCAGGCCGCGCTCGCGCGGGTAACCCGGGCCCAGATCGAAGCGGGGCCACACAACATCTGGCGCTACGCGGCGCTGCTGCCGACCGGGCAGGACCCGGCCAGCCGGGTGACCCTCGACCCCGGCCTCACCCCACTCGTCTCCGCACCCCGGCTCGCGGCCGAGCTCGGCCTGCGTGGGTCGCTGTGGGTCAAGGACGACAGCGCCAACCCGACACACTCGTTCAAGGACCGGGTGGTCTCGGTGGCACTCACCGCGGCGCGAGGGCTGGGCTTCACCCGGTTTGCCTGCGCCTCCACCGGAAACCTTGCCAACTCGGTCGCCGCGCACGCCGCACAGGCGGGCGTGCCGTCCATCGTCTTCATCCCCGGTGACCTCGAGCCCGGCAAGGTCGTCACCACCGCTGTGTACGGCGGCGATCTCGTCGCGATCGAAGGGTCGTACGACGATGTCAACCGGCTCTGCAGCGAGCTCGTCGAGACGGACGAGTTCGAGGACACCGCGTTCGTCAACGTCAACGTGCGGCCCTTCTACGCGGAGGGCTCCAAGACCCTCGGGTACGAGGTGGCCGAGCAGCTCGGCTGGCGCCTGCCTGAGCAGGTCGTCATCCCGATGGCCAGCGGCGAGCTGCTGACCAAGGTGGACAAGGCGTTCAGCGAGCTTGTCGAGATCGGCCTTGTCGAGGCGCCGGCCAACGGGTGGCGCGTCTTCGGTGCACAGTCGGCCGGCTGCAACCCGATCGCGGTCGCCCTGCACAACGGGGTCAGCGACATCATCCCGGTCAAGCCGGTGGGCATCGCCAAGTCGCTCAACATCGGTGACCCGGCCGCCGGGCTGTACGCGCTGGAGGCCGTGCGGCGCACCGGCGGCTGGATGGACTACGCCAGCGACGACGAGATCCGCGACGCTATCCAGCTGCTCGCCCGGACGACCGGCGTGTTCGCCGAGACGGCCGGCGGGGTGACCGTCGCTGTCCTGAAGAAGCTCGTCGAGTCGGGCAAGCTCGACCCGGACGCCGAGACGGTGGTCTTCAACACCGGCGAGGGCCTCAAGACCATCGATGCGGTCGCTGAGCAGGTCGGCCCGACGTACCGGATCAAGCCCTCGCTCCGGGGTGCCCGCGAGGCCGGCCTCCTGGAGTCCTAG
- a CDS encoding ABC transporter permease: MSTATIGAAAGYRPGRTLSVWQEWRRQATRRRTQLALGFMVLLPLIVLVAFQFDSGGDDDNGGGEFASLIDLATSGGLNFTLFTLFVSAGFLLTVVVALFCGDTVASEASWGSLRYLLAVPVPRARLLAVKLVVALGYSAVALVVLAGTALLVGTLRYGWSPLRSTVAAEIPAGEGLLRLLGILGYLAVGLLVVAGLAFLLSVLTDAPLGAVGGAVLLFILSSILDQITALGSIRSFLPTHYSDAWLGLLSTPVQSDDIVKGCISAVAYATLFWSLAFWRFTRKDVVS; the protein is encoded by the coding sequence ATGAGCACTGCGACGATCGGCGCGGCCGCGGGCTACCGCCCCGGCCGTACCCTCTCGGTCTGGCAGGAGTGGCGGCGGCAGGCCACCCGTCGGCGCACGCAGCTCGCGCTCGGCTTCATGGTGCTGCTGCCGCTGATCGTGCTGGTCGCCTTCCAGTTCGACAGCGGCGGCGACGACGACAACGGCGGCGGCGAGTTCGCCAGCCTGATCGACCTCGCCACGTCGGGCGGGCTCAACTTCACGCTGTTCACGCTCTTCGTCTCGGCCGGCTTCCTGCTCACCGTCGTGGTGGCGCTCTTCTGCGGCGACACCGTCGCCAGCGAGGCGAGCTGGGGCAGCCTGCGGTACCTGCTAGCCGTGCCGGTGCCGAGGGCCCGGCTGCTCGCGGTCAAGCTCGTCGTCGCGCTCGGCTACTCGGCCGTCGCCCTCGTCGTGCTCGCCGGCACCGCCCTGCTCGTGGGCACCCTGCGGTACGGCTGGTCACCGCTGCGCAGCACCGTGGCGGCCGAGATACCCGCCGGCGAAGGGCTGCTGCGGCTGCTCGGCATCCTCGGCTACCTCGCGGTGGGGCTGCTCGTGGTCGCCGGCCTCGCGTTTCTGCTGTCCGTGCTCACCGACGCCCCGCTCGGCGCGGTCGGCGGCGCGGTGCTGCTCTTCATCCTCTCCAGCATCCTGGACCAGATCACCGCACTGGGGAGCATCCGCTCGTTCCTGCCCACCCACTACAGCGACGCGTGGCTGGGGCTGCTGTCGACCCCTGTGCAGTCCGACGACATCGTCAAGGGGTGCATCTCCGCGGTGGCGTACGCCACGCTCTTCTGGTCGCTCGCGTTCTGGCGCTTCACCCGCAAGGACGTGGTCTCGTGA